The stretch of DNA ATGCCTCAAGAACTTACCTTACGGGACTTTCATTGGGAGGATGGGGAACTTTAAAGCTTGCGATGGAGCACCCTGAAATGTTTGCAGCAGTAGCTCCGGTATGTGCACCCACAGATCAGATCATGACGGCTAATATCAACCGATATAAAGACTTGAATATGAAAATTTTCCATGGAGGAATGGATGATATAGTGCTGCCTGAAAATGCGTTTAGATTGTATCAGGCGCTGCATCCGGTGAACCCATCAGCGGAATTAGTGATTTTCCCTAATGACAATCATAATTCATGGGACTCAACCTATTCAAATCCTAAATTTTACGAATGGATGTTATCTCAGAAAAAAGGAGTTAAATAATCATTGAAAAAGTAGAATATAAAAGCTTTTGTAGCTTAAAGGCTGTCAGAAAAATGCGTCTTTGCATTCAAATTAAAAATAGAAATAAGAAAATACAACATACATAATTGAAGAAGATAGATTGATGTAATCTAAGATTCACGAATACTATAAAAATGAAGATAAAATGAGTAAGAAGTTAATTGTAATAGCAGCTTTAGCACTTTCGCCAATGTTTTTGGCCCAGGAAATGGTAACGAAACCTGTTCAATCTTACCAGACGGCCCAATATCAGTCGAAGAAAAAAGCCTTTGTAGATCAGCTTTTGTCAAAAATGACGTTGGATGAAAAAATAGGACAGTTGAACTTGCCCAGTTCAGGAGATTTTACAACCGGATTGGCTCAGAGTTCAGATATCGGAAAAAAAGTAGAACAAGGTTTAGTCGGTGGATTATTTAATATAAAGGGAGCAGATAAAATCAAAGCCGTTCAGAAAGTAGCGGTTGAAAAAAGCCGTCTGAAAATCCCGTTGATTTTTGGGATGGACGTTATTCACGGATACGAAACCACTTTTCCGATACCTTTAGGATTGGCTGCTTCATGGGATATGAACCTGATTCAGCAATCAGCAAGGGTAGCTGCTAG from Chryseobacterium piperi encodes:
- a CDS encoding carboxylesterase family protein, yielding MKLKLKHAFLLLPLLSLQLSGQEIKAELNKEFKRTEKVSYILDYPQKVKGNVPLIIFLHGSGERGTDLEMVKAHSPFTYKNLIKEPVAILAPQCPANSWWDTVTIYNLIKEIQKKYKIDASRTYLTGLSLGGWGTLKLAMEHPEMFAAVAPVCAPTDQIMTANINRYKDLNMKIFHGGMDDIVLPENAFRLYQALHPVNPSAELVIFPNDNHNSWDSTYSNPKFYEWMLSQKKGVK